atcattgaaatGAGTAGCCAAGCGGTATAAGCAAAAAGAAATTCAGGCATTAACTCATGGCCACTTGGACAACACATCATAAGCAGAAAACAGGAATAACAATGTAAAGCAAGCATTGCATAACCCAGAGTAATTGCCAAGAAATGATTAATCATATTAAAACAATAGTCTTAATAGCAAAAAATATGATAATTAAACGACCAAAAGAGCAGAGCAGATAAAAGATTTTTAGAGGCTGAGGAATATAGGGATTGAAGACACGATAGGAAGAGGACTAAAGAGCTAGAGCCTTGAGTATTCAATCAACCCTTTCACTAGCATTTCTTTGATCCTGCACCATTTGATCACGAAGCTCATCAATCCTTTGTATCAACTTTGCATTTTCAGCCCTTAACTCAGTATTAGCAGCCTCCACCTCACCACTAGGATCGGGTCCCTACGGCTTTGCAACAAGTTGGGCTCGCAGGAGAGCATTGTCGGCCTAGAGCCTTTGAATCTCAGTAGGCTTTCCCTTCTGCTTCAATCAAGCTAGCAATGGTTAAGTTGCTGCCAACACTACCTTTCTTTGGTACACACTCACATTCCTCTAATGTCCCTATGGTGATCATCTGCTTTCGAGTTCCTACAGTGGTTTTTTCCAGTTCTGACCTTAAAGTCCTTAAAGACCCTGGTTATAAAGAACACATATGGAAGACCGTGCTTTCCTTCTCTTGCAATAACAAACTTTATGGTATGCTCTATCATGAGAGCTGACAAACTCATGGGATTGAAGATTGCTAGTGCCTCAAGGAGAAATAGGTCCAAGATGGAGGCAATTGATATTCTCTTAGTTTGTAGGAGTAGAGCTTTTTGACCGGCTCAAACAAGAGTTGATACTCAGACTTAAGTGTCTTCTTGAAAAGCCTACTCCCTTGTAGTAGTTCCTTCCCTTTTGACAATCAGCTCCTTAAAATCCTATGAAGCCTTTCCTTCCACTATTTCAGACCAGCAGTTAGGACACTAAGGATCTCGCCTAGCTTAGCTTCATCCATTTAAAAATTTGTGCCATGATCTCTCCTAGCCTAGCTTCATCCATTTCAAAATTTGTGCCACTCACAGACAAAACCAAGGTGTGATCATCAGTGTAGCACAAGTTGGCACAAAATTCTGCCTCCTTTTTTTTCAAACACACTAGGAGCAGGTGGGACGAAGAGATGATTCCATTGTTGAAATTCAACAATTTTAAGCAACTTCTTCATCCCATACTGGTCACCAATATCAGAGTCAAACACTCTACCTAACAGTAGTTTTTGAGCCTTTCCAATTCAGAAGACCTAATATTTTGCCTCTTGGAGGAAATAGGTTCCTCATTCACACTACTCTTTCTTTTCTTAAGAGGTCGAGACACACTCTTCTTCTTTTTACCCTGTTCACAGTCATCAACTACTGCATCCTTGTCAATGATTGTCTTTCCTTTctcttctattttctttgttgaaTTCTTTCTAGCACATGGGGATTTCTCCATATATGTCTCCTCATCCTCATCAACAAGCCTATTTTTTACTATAGTCCTCCTTTTACTTCATAACACTCTTGTCTTTACTAGCCTTTAGAGCGGACTCAAGTTGACCCCTTTTCTTTTGCTTGGTAGTGGGTGCTCTAAAAGCAATGTGTTTATTTTTGTTGATAACACCTTATTTCATAGCACCAGAGGTTCCTAACACTAAACTTATGATAAAATTATCATTGAAAATAACTTCCTAAGGAGGACTGGTGGAACCAGGTTCCTGTTTAGGAGAAGGATCTCCCAATGGTGCAATAATGGTAGACACAACTAAAGGATTTATTTCATCATCCAAATTTGCCCCGGAGGACCCTGGTGTCTCATCCCAAATAGGAGATAGCTTGAGTGCAGAAAACTTAGACTCTTCTTGGGTTGAGGAACCAGGCCCTCATTCAATTCGCCCTTTACCTACCCATTTTTATTTCCCCATGAAACCCTGCCCTGCCTTATTCAGCCTGCAAGGCATCAACAAAACTATCCACAATCTCATCCTCACTGTCCAAAATATTGGACCTATCCAATTGCTTTTCAAATAAAGACCATCAAATTTTATTGAAGACTCGTTTACTCCTTTATCACTACTAAAAGGGATGAGATTACCTGAGTTGGTCGGATTTCCCGTAGACTTGCCTTTAGTTGAAACATTTTTTGCCTCCTCTGCAGTACCAACACTGGCATTCTTATGCATGTCACCCGAGGTCGATTTTTCAGCAATACCACCTTGGTCCTTTGTACCCACAACTGTAGCCACCGTAGTTTGGCTAGAAACCTTGACGTCATCATCTTTTTCTTCTATTTCCTCAGTATTTTGAAGGTATTTAAAGACTGACACGGTGTGATTACTCTCTTCCAAGGTGAGCTTTTCAGTAGAACCAGGGATTGAGGATACAAATTTCTTTGGGGTTTGATGTTTGCGAGTCTTAAGGGGACTAGAAATCATTGGCTTTGTCAGTGTGATAGAGGAACTTTGGTCAGTGGAGATTGGGGTTTGTGGAGATGATTCATGCGAGTTTGATTCTGATAGAATTGGGTTTTTGGATAGTCAGAGAGTGGGTTCTTTTCTGGTACAATAGAAGAAGAAAAATCGTGTTTGAGACAAGATCAATTTGGAAGCAAGAGGACATAAGGAGAGTAGAATATAGAAGGTTGTTGGAGTTTCACCCTTGTGTTCAGTGATAGATAGAGTAAAGTGGAGTACTTAGGACTTACAGTGAGGAGAGAGATAAAAGAAATTGGGTTGAAAGGAAGAGAAGGAACCGAGGGTGATTGGATGCGGTGAGCAGGTGTCAGGTTGGGAGTGTCTTTTGGAGATTGAGGAGGGAAATGAATTAATGGCATGGCACTTTAAGTGCTTTAACAAATATATAAGTATTGAATAGACTACTATCCTGAGTCACAGGAACCAGGTTCCTTGGCAGTTTTGAAAATGCATGCAAAAACTCTGAGAAATGCAATGTCACCCATTCTTATGTTGTCCTGAAACTGCCATGTACGTATACTTGTAACAATAAGAGTGAGTTAGATGCCaccaaaaaaaatactttttagcGTTGTACCTTACCTCTTAACATAGCCAATCATTTAGGGAAATCGAACAAAGGCAACTGGCTGAGCTTGATTAAGCCCAACTTAAACGATTTCTTGCAAAGTGTTCCCTGCTCAGTGCCTTGGTAAATATGTTTGTTACCTGGTCCACTATCTTGCAGAACTTCATGCATATCAAACCCTTTTGGATATTATCCCTTAGGAAATGGTGCCTAACGTCAATGTGCTTGGTCCTTTTATATTGCACTGGATTTTTTGCCATATTAAGTGAACTTTTATTATCATACAACAAGGGCCCACAATCAGTAAGTACACCAAAATTCTCAAGTTTTTGTTTGATCCATAATAGTTGAGCACAACAAGAGGCAACAACTACATACTCAGCTTCAGCAGTAGAAAGAGCCACATAATTTTATTTCTTTGTACCCCATGAGATCAAGCATGACCCTAGAAAATATGTCATTCTAGATGTGCTCTTTCTATCCACCAAATATCCAACATAATCGGCATCAGCATATCCAACCAAGTTAAAATTATCTCCTGAAGGATAGAAGAGGACTAGATCTGAGGTTCCATTGAGATACCTTAAAATTCTTTTTGCAGCCTTCAAATAAGAttccttttgtcacgacccgtctatggggccgcgatgagcgcccggtgctagtccacccgggcacccccttggcttacacttatccttacatctaggtgagccgcataattaaacatacatttttattcatcattcatgctagtcccattggacgacaatgctttcatatcatggttggcatttataccacgtcaatgtacatgagccgacaaggctatcaaaatgatatacaaaatataggccgacaaggccagatatatctaaccatatacacatgtctacgagcctctaagaagagtataacatctcacataagcgggacaggaccccgctatgcccatactatgtacacaaaagaataagtacccaaaagctatagctccgaatgaaatggagctctgctatgtagtctccgAGGATGTAGTtacgaatcaagtctgtctctctgtgcacctgcgggcatgacgcggcgtccacaaacaaaaggacgtcagtacgaagaatgtactgagtatgtaaagcatgatcaatatcaatatagaagcataataagcaacataagaaataacacaagatgggagatggtgatatcatcgtcataggcacttacttgcctttaataggactttccatttctaatgcgtatttacgtacattcatccatatccgtatccgttccatatctgtactcgtattcgtatacatgcccttattcacattcatatcgtatcatattcgtattccttcacatatctatatcatatacatcatcatatcatatacatagtacttacatagcatacccgaccatgcaagatcggtgtttcatacatacttggccaaccaaggctcaaggttactcatacctggttACTCATAGTTACATCtatctggccctactaaggcgtcagggttatccgtaccatctgcagaggtgtgcacgcgttacgtaatcatatacatacttatttacatatcttactcggcctcataagctcggggttccataatagtcatacatagacacatatacataatagctcataagcatctttactatttacatcattatcataatcgtcaccaacatcatcatactatcatcgtcattcatcacatttatctttatcggcttactcgtcatacgagggatttagttcaatcgtggcgtatcaagaatcatgaccttactagctcgggagatcaagtcatttgaaggacatcatagtctcatagaagagtaAGATATTTGgctaaagaaccatgccttatgaaagaagggctagccttacataccttttccattcaactattctacacttgcgctttctcctccaatgctagcgtttctaccttcattaaagtcatactatcattagaatcgatagctagcatatatgaccaaaactagagaaaatcagacagcatctcctttatttatacgacattcctccatagcgtatatcaactcccaaacgtcaatgatacattcacaataccatagcaaTAGCCATTATTCATCcgtattatccacatttcttaatttttgctttcaattactcatatccatggctataacacacaactttttccattcacgtacattgctcatctcatgttctcaacataatttataacacatttacatcacaatacatcaagactcataactcaattcaaactatttctcaaaaaggcactattccacattcatgacccattttgccatacctttctacaatccaagtatttcaactcttaaataccttaaaaaacatagaaatatcataaatcttaccttagatgttgtaggaacaagccttggttgataatactccacatgagcaaaaccctagtttatctccattgggatttcttgacttgaatgagctttgatgggttttcttactcttcattcacttagtttatgttgttgatcattaataatccttgaattcttgtggaataaatgtagagagaggttttagagagaaggggtgaagtgtagaaatgaaataatagccttggtcccctttttaataacccaaaatctgatttgaaataaacagtcgtcgaaagtgcacagtggtcgtaaacccagtttacgggccgtattccagtttaaggtctgtattctgtgggcgtatttaagcataacagaaccagaaagtatgttggggatcatggtgatttacgatcgcagtttacgggctgtatttcaatttacggtccgtattccaagtcgtatttaatcgtttgaacatttgacagaaagttgaagttttggaagctgaaatacgacatggaggtttacgggccgtataccactttacggtccgtatttcattttacgttcaactggccaaagtgcaaatctgcaactttccacattttcagaacctataattagtcattatggagcataacctatctcttattacaattgcctttggaatcttacttagggtcatcaacgtcatttcatactcatggaaatatcgtatactcgtactcctcactagttcattcacttgcgtaccaacggaaaattttccgaggtgtaacatctttgGGCTTGATTGGAACCTTGCACACAACCCAACACTAAAGATAATGTCAGGTCTGCTAGCAGTTAGATATAGTAAGGACCCAATGATGCCCCTATACATGGTTTCATTGACAGGAGAACCAGGTTCATCCATGTCTAACTGAGTAGCAGTGGCTATAGATGTATCAATAGGCTTGGCATTTTCCATCTCAAATCTCTTAATCAGCTCCTTTATGTATTTTTGTTGATTGATCATGGTTCCTTTTGAGGTTTGCTTTACTTGCAGTGCCAGGAAGAAATTTGGCTCACCCATCATGCTTATTTCAAATTCAATTCCAATGAGCTTGGCAAATGCTTCACAAAAGAAATCATTGGTAGCACCAAAAATGATATAATCAACATAAACTTGAACAATCAACAAATGTTTCCCTCTTTTCTTCAGAAATAAGGTGTTTTCAAATTTTCCTCTTCTAAAGCCATTTTCAAGAAGAAACTTTGAAATTTTTTCATTCCATGCCCAAGGAGCTTTCTTTAA
Above is a genomic segment from Lycium barbarum isolate Lr01 chromosome 12, ASM1917538v2, whole genome shotgun sequence containing:
- the LOC132623666 gene encoding uncharacterized protein LOC132623666 isoform X1 — encoded protein: MISSPLKTRKHQTPKKFVSSIPGSTEKLTLEESNHTVSVFKYLQNTEEIEEKDDDVKVSSQTTVATVVGTKDQGGIAEKSTSGDMHKNASVGTAEEAKNVSTKGKSTGNPTNSDRPDPQGEQVGIWFLGGTSILGF
- the LOC132623666 gene encoding uncharacterized protein LOC132623666 isoform X2 — encoded protein: MISSPLKTRKHQTPKKFVSSIPGSTEKLTLEESNHTVSVFKYLQNTEEIEEKDDDVKVSSQTTVATVVGTKDQGGIAEKSTSGDMHKNASVGTAEEAKNVSTKGKSTGNPTNSGLIHRGNKWESGS